In Myripristis murdjan chromosome 9, fMyrMur1.1, whole genome shotgun sequence, the following proteins share a genomic window:
- the atp8b5a gene encoding phospholipid-transporting ATPase ID: MSFFGLDCARKKEIELERKLRANDREYNLSFKYATNAIKTSKYNLFTFLPLNLFEQFQRIANAYFLFLLVLQVIPQISSLSWFTTVVPLVLVLTVTAAKDATDDINRHRSDNQVNNRKVQVLIDGKLRSERWMDVQVGDIIKLENNQFVTADLLLLSSSEPLNLIYIETAELDGETNLKVRQALTVTGDLGDNIESLAAFNGEVRCEPPNNRLDRFTGTLTYAGQKYSLDNEKILLRGCTLRNTEWCFGLVLFGGPETKLMQNCGKTTFKRTSIDRLMNVLVLCIFGFLAFMCTILAIGNGIWELKDGSKFTVYLPRQEGTDAAFSAFLTFWSYVIILNTVVPISLYVSVEIIRLGNSFYIDWDRKMYHARSDTPAEARTTTLNEELGQIRYIFSDKTGTLTQNIMTFNKCSINGKSYGDVYDYTGQRLEITERTDTVDFSFNPLADSRFAFHDHALVEAVKLENPEVHAFFRLLALCHTVMPEEKQEGELFYQAQSPDEGALVTAARNFGFVFRSRTPDSVSIVEMGQQRSYELLAILDFNNVRKRMSVIVRSPEGKLSLYCKGADTIVYERLHQSCSKLMDVTTEHLNEFAGEGLRTLALAYKDLDEEYFSQWKQRHHEASTALDERESKLDQLYEEIEKDLLLLGATAIEDKLQDGVPHTIEQLSKADIKIWVLTGDKQETAENIGYSCNMLREEMNDVFVVSGNTPDDVRQELRNARATMKPETADDAVVLGKGVKVMADEVVNGEYGLVINGHSLAYALERSMELDFLRTACMCKAVICCRVTPLQKAQVVELVKKYKRAVTLAIGDGANDVSMIKAAHIGVGISGQEGMQAVLSSDYSFSQFRFLERLLLVHGRWSYLRMCKFLRYFFYKNFTFTFVHFWYAFFCGFSAQTVYDEWFITLYNLVYTALPVLGMSLFDQDVNDVWSFQHPQLYVPGQLNLYFSKTAFFKCALHSGYSSLVLFFIPYAAMYDTVRDDGKDISDYQSFALLTQTCLLITVCIQLGLEMSYWTAVNTFFVLGSLAMYFAVTFTMYSNGMFLLLPSSFPFIGTARNSLNQPNVWLTILLTSILCVLPVITWRFLLIQLWPTINDKVMFKVRQAKAAPPPPTRRARIRRTSSRRSGYAFSHAQGYGDLVTSGRFLRRPAVPRSSGFAHTGRTTTGFSPMGRSAGYSPTGRPQNIKAQNVEVTSLQMYRTVQNPPL, translated from the exons AATCGCCACCGGAGCGACAATCAAGTCAACAACCGCAAAGTCCAAGTGCTTATTGATGGAAA gTTGCGCAGCGAGAGATGGATGGACGTCCAAGTGGGAGACATCATCAAACTGGAAAACAACCAGTTTGTTACT GCCgacctcctcctgctgtccagCAGCGAGCCGCTCAACCTCATCTACATCGAGACAGCAGAGCTGGACGG AGAGACCAACCTGAAGGTGAGACAGGCTCTGACAGTCACAGGAGACCTGGGAGACAACATCGAAAGCCTGGCAGCCTTCAACG GCGAGGTGCGTTGTGAGCCCCCAAACAACCGCCTGGACCGCTTCACAGGAACGCTGACCTACGCCGGCCAGAAATACTCGCTGGACAACGAGAAGATCCTGCTGCGAGGCTGCACGCTGAGGAACACCGAGTGGTGCTTTGGCCTGGTGCTGTTTGGAG gtccgGAGACGAAGTTGATGCAGAACTGTGGGAAAACCACGTTCAAGAGGACGAGTATAGACCGTCTGATGAACGTCCTCGTCCTCTGT ATTTTTGGTTTCCTGGCGTTCATGTGCACCATCCTGGCCATAGGAAACGGGATCTGGGAGCTGAAAGATGGCTCAAAGTTCACGGTCTATCTGCCAAGGCAAGAGGGCACCGATGCTGCTTTCTCCGCCTTCCTCACCTTCTGGTCCTACGTCATCATCCTCAACACTGTGGTTCCCATCTCCCTCTATGTCag TGTGGAGATCATCCGGCTGGGGAACAGCTTCTACATCGACTGGGACAGGAAGATGTACCACGCACGCAGCGACACCCCCGCCGAGGCGCGTACCACCACGCTGAACGAGGAGCTGGGCCAAATAAGGTACATCTTCAGTGACAAAACGGGGACGCTCACCCAGAACATCATGACCTTCAACAAGTGCTCCATCAATGGCAAATCCTACG GGGATGTGTATGACTACACTGGCCAAAGACTAGAAATTACAGAG CGTACAGACACGGTGGACTTCTCCTTCAACCCGCTGGCCGACTCTCGCTTTGCCTTCCATGATCACGCCCTGGTGGAGGCGGTGAAGCTGGAAAACCCGGAGGTCCACGCCTTCTTCAGGCTGCTGGCGCTCTGTCACACCGTCATGCCTGAGGAGAAGCAAGAGg GTGAGCTGTTCTACCAGGCGCAGTCCCCGGACGAGGGAGCGCTGGTGACGGCGGCCAGGAACTTCGGTTTTGTCTTCCGCTCGCGCACGCCGGACAGCGTCTCTATCGTGGAGATGGGACAGCAGCGCAGCTACGAGCTCCTGGCCattctggacttcaacaacgtCCGCAAGAGGATGTCGGTCATag tgaggAGTCCAGAGGGGAAgctgtctctctactgtaaaGGAGCAGATACGATCGTCTATGAGAGACTGCACCAGTCCTGTAGCAAGCTGATGGACGTCACCACAGAGCACCTTAAT GAGTTTGCAGGGGAGGGCTTGCGGACTCTGGCCCTGGCCTATAAGGACCTGGATGAGGAGTACTTCAGCCAGTGGAAACAGCGCCACCATGAGGCCAGCACCGCCTTGGACGAGCGCGAGAGCAAACTGGACCAGCTGTATGAGGAGATAGAGAAGGACCTGCTG ttgcTAGGGGCGACAGCCATCGAAGACAAGCTACAAGACGGAGTGCCTCACACCATCGAGCAGCTCTCCAAAGCCGATATTAAAATCTGGGTGCTGACTGGTGACAAGCAAG AAACGGCAGAAAACATCGGCTACTCGTGCAACATGCTGCGGGAGGAGATGAACGACGTGTTCGTCGTGTCGGGGAACACGCCCGACGACGTCAGACAGGAGCTGAG GAACGCACGAGCCACCATGAAGCCAGAGACGGCGGATGATGCGGTCGTTCTGGGTAAAGGTGTGAAAGTGATGGCGGACGAGGTGGTGAACGGGGAGTACGGCCTCGTCATCAACGGGCACAGTCTG GCGTACGCCCTGGAGCGCAGCATGGAGCTGGACTTCCTGAGGACGGCCTGCATGTGCAAGGCGGTGATCTGCTGCAGGGTCACTCCTCTGCAAAAGGCTCAGGTGGTCGAGCTGGTCAAGAAGTACAAGAGGGCCGTCACCCTGGCCATAGGAGACGGGGCCAACGATGTCAGCATGATTAAAG CGGCCCATATAGGCGTCGGCATCTCAGGTCAGGAGGGCATGCAGGCCGTGCTGTCCAGCGACTACTCCTTCTCCCAGTTTCGTTTCCTGGAGCGCCTCCTGCTGGTGCACGGCCGCTGGTCCTACCTGCGCATGTGCAAGTTCCTGCGCTACTTCTTCTACAAGaacttcaccttcaccttcgtCCACTTCTGGTACGCCTTCTTCTGCGGCTTCTCCGCCCAG ACGGTGTATGACGAGTGGTTCATCACACTATACAATTTGGTCTACACAGCACTACCTGTACTGGGCATGAGTCTGTTTGATCAG GATGTGAACGACGTGTGGAGTTTCCAGCATCCTCAGCTCTACGTGCCCGGCCAGCTCAACCTCTATTTCAGCAAGACGGCCTTCTTCAAGTGTGCGCTGCACAGCGGCTACAGCTCCCTGGTGCTCTTCTTCATCCCCTACGCCGCCATGTACGACACGGTGAGGGACGACGGCAAGGACATCTCCGACTATCAGTCTTTCGCCCTCCTCACGCAGACGTGCCTCCTCATCACCGTCTGTATCCAG tTGGGGTTGGAGATGTCCTACTGGACGGCGGTGAACACGTTCTTCGTGCTGGGCAGCCTGGCCATGTACTTTGCCGTCACCTTCACCATGTACAGCAACGGCATGTTCCTTCTCTtgccctcctccttccctttcatAG gaaCAGCCAGGAACTCTCTGAACCAGCCCAACGTGTGGCTGACCatcctcctcacctccatccTGTGTGTCCTTCCTGTCATTACCTGGCGCTTCCTGTTGATTCAGCTCTGGCCCACCATCAACGATAAG GTGATGTTCAAGGTGAGGCAGGCCAAAGCAGCGCCTCCTCCTCCGACTCGACGCGCCCGCATCCGCCGCACCAGCTCCCGGCGTTCAGGCTACGCCTTCTCACATGCTCAGGGCTACGGGGACCTGGTGACATCAGGCCGGTTCCTGCGCCGTCCCGCCGTGCCGAGGTCCTCGGGTTTCGCCCACACGGGACGCACCACCACGGGCTTCAGCCCCATGGGACGCTCAGCCGGATACAGTCCCACGGGACGCCCGCAGAACATCAAGGCCCAGAACGTGGAGGTGACTTCGCTGCAGATGTACAGGACGGTCCAAAATCCGCCCTTGTGA